In Dehalococcoidia bacterium, a single window of DNA contains:
- a CDS encoding bifunctional (p)ppGpp synthetase/guanosine-3',5'-bis(diphosphate) 3'-pyrophosphohydrolase yields the protein MVASIDELLDKAREYIPDGNIALIESAYRFAEECHRDQVRKTGDPYITHPLDTANTVVDLQLDATAVAAALVHDVTEDCGVPNAELVKRFGRDVARLVDGGSKLEKIAWKAPDERVGDKAAQAENLRKMFLAMAKDIRVVIIKLADRLHNMRTLYALPPEKQLRVAQETMEIYAPLASRLGIWQISRELEDLSFRYLNPERYRAIANLLASSRSAREKYVAQVEGILKAELEKHGVEADVQGRAKHIYSIYQKMEKYAAQGKTFNEIYDLLALRVLVETEADCYRALGVVHNLWHPIPGQFDDYIANPKEGVYRSLHTTVLCMGARALEVQIRTHEMHRLAEYGVAAHWRYKAGGKGDLHFEEQVSWIRQLLEWQREMAAADDFVELVKTDIFQDQVFVYTPKGEVKDLPVRSTPIDFAYRIHTDVGHRCIGARVNGRLVPLNYQLQNGDVVEIMTSKTPRGPSRDWLNPNLGYIMTSHAREKVRAWFKRQERAINVERGRDMLVRELRRLGLTLAEAQPHLIDGFKYDDMDELLAAIGYGGVSLHQVAVRLAPLIQEEAPAEPSVEAPPGPVYTSSIEVLGTGDLLTQLARCCNPVPGDPVIGYVTRSRGVTVHRQDCHNVRYETEVERLVDVQWGRTSRLYPVAVRIEAWDRVGLLRDIGTIVAEEKVNMVAVRTQEHDDRTTSVYITLQTTGVDQLTRLLGKLERVRGVFSVDRHVEGSPRQSASK from the coding sequence ATGGTTGCCTCAATAGACGAGCTGCTCGACAAGGCGCGGGAATACATCCCCGACGGCAATATCGCCCTCATCGAAAGCGCTTACCGGTTCGCGGAAGAGTGCCACCGCGACCAGGTGCGCAAGACCGGCGATCCTTACATCACCCATCCTCTCGATACGGCGAACACGGTCGTCGACCTCCAGCTCGACGCGACTGCCGTCGCCGCCGCCCTCGTCCACGATGTCACGGAGGACTGCGGCGTCCCCAACGCCGAGCTGGTTAAGCGGTTCGGCAGGGACGTCGCGCGGCTCGTCGACGGCGGCAGCAAGCTGGAGAAGATCGCCTGGAAGGCCCCCGACGAGCGCGTGGGCGACAAAGCGGCGCAGGCGGAGAACCTGCGCAAGATGTTCCTCGCCATGGCCAAGGACATCCGCGTGGTGATCATCAAGCTCGCCGATCGGTTGCACAACATGCGCACGCTGTACGCGCTGCCGCCTGAGAAGCAGCTTCGGGTGGCGCAGGAGACGATGGAGATATATGCCCCGCTGGCGAGCCGGCTCGGCATCTGGCAAATAAGCCGCGAGCTGGAAGACCTTTCCTTCCGCTACCTCAACCCTGAACGTTACCGCGCCATCGCGAACCTCCTCGCGTCCAGCCGCAGCGCGCGCGAGAAGTATGTGGCGCAGGTCGAGGGCATCCTCAAGGCGGAGCTGGAAAAGCACGGCGTCGAGGCGGACGTGCAGGGCCGCGCGAAGCACATCTACAGCATCTATCAGAAGATGGAAAAGTACGCCGCCCAGGGCAAGACCTTCAACGAGATCTACGACCTGCTGGCCCTACGGGTGCTCGTGGAGACGGAGGCCGATTGCTACCGCGCCCTCGGTGTCGTCCACAACCTGTGGCATCCTATCCCGGGCCAGTTCGACGACTATATCGCCAATCCTAAGGAGGGCGTCTACCGCTCGCTCCACACGACCGTCCTGTGCATGGGGGCGCGCGCTCTCGAGGTGCAGATACGCACCCACGAGATGCACCGCCTGGCCGAGTACGGCGTGGCCGCTCACTGGCGCTACAAGGCGGGCGGCAAGGGCGACCTCCACTTCGAGGAGCAGGTGTCGTGGATACGGCAGCTCCTGGAGTGGCAGCGCGAAATGGCCGCCGCCGACGACTTCGTCGAGCTGGTGAAGACCGATATCTTCCAGGACCAGGTGTTCGTCTACACGCCGAAGGGCGAGGTGAAGGACCTGCCTGTCCGCTCCACGCCCATCGACTTCGCGTACCGCATCCACACCGACGTCGGGCACCGCTGCATCGGGGCGCGCGTCAACGGACGCCTCGTTCCGCTGAACTACCAGCTCCAGAACGGCGACGTGGTCGAGATCATGACCAGCAAGACGCCGCGCGGGCCCTCGCGCGACTGGCTGAACCCGAACCTCGGCTACATCATGACCAGCCACGCGCGCGAGAAGGTGCGCGCCTGGTTCAAGCGCCAGGAGCGGGCGATAAACGTCGAGCGCGGCCGCGACATGCTGGTCAGGGAACTGCGACGCCTCGGCCTGACGCTGGCGGAAGCGCAGCCCCACCTCATCGACGGCTTCAAGTACGACGATATGGACGAACTGCTGGCGGCCATCGGCTACGGCGGGGTCAGCCTGCACCAGGTCGCGGTGCGGCTGGCGCCGCTCATCCAGGAGGAGGCGCCGGCAGAACCATCGGTGGAGGCGCCGCCGGGCCCCGTCTACACGTCGAGCATCGAAGTGCTGGGCACGGGCGACCTCCTCACCCAGCTTGCCCGCTGCTGCAACCCCGTCCCCGGCGACCCGGTCATCGGCTACGTCACGCGCAGCCGCGGCGTGACCGTGCACCGGCAGGACTGCCACAACGTGCGTTACGAAACGGAGGTCGAGCGGTTGGTCGACGTGCAGTGGGGGCGCACGAGCCGCCTGTACCCCGTCGCGGTGCGCATCGAGGCGTGGGACCGCGTGGGGCTGCTGCGCGACATCGGCACGATCGTGGCCGAAGAGAAGGTAAACATGGTGGCTGTGCGGACGCAGGAGCACGACGACCGGACGACAAGTGTTTACATAACGCTCCAGACCACAGGCGTCGACCAGCTGACTCGCCTCTTGGGGAAACTGGAGCGGGTGCGCGGCGTCTTCTCCGTCGACCGGCACGTCGAGGGGTCGCCGCGTCAAAGCGCCTCAAAGTAG
- the hisS gene encoding histidine--tRNA ligase translates to MPHFSVPRGTADVLPKDQPYWQRAIGEAERLSRLYGYQRIDTPIFEEAALFERGVGDATDIVQKEMYVFEDRSGQRMALRPEGTANVCRAYLQHGMYNRTQPVRLYYIAPTFRYERPQAGRQRQHTQFGCEAIGEDDPAIDAELIELLWQLYENLELRDLVLLLNSIGDPECRAGYLNALQDHYRGLIDTVCRDCRERVERNPLRLLDCKQESCQPVIASAPSILDYLCPACREHFDSLRRYLDALGVPYEIEPRLVRGLDYYTRTVFEIQPRGGGAQSTVGAGGRYDRLIEELGGRRTPGIGFAAGIERIVLNMKRQKAPVPPQPTPDVYVAYQVKEAKTEALALAARLRREGVSAVVATGGRSLRAQMRHADALKARWAVILGQRELAAGTVQLRNMTDASQRELTREEAVAFLGRAAADPQSPA, encoded by the coding sequence TTGCCCCACTTCTCCGTGCCGCGCGGCACAGCGGATGTCCTGCCGAAGGACCAGCCCTACTGGCAACGGGCGATAGGCGAGGCCGAAAGACTGAGCCGCCTCTATGGCTATCAGCGCATCGACACGCCCATCTTCGAAGAGGCGGCCCTCTTCGAGCGCGGTGTCGGTGACGCGACAGACATCGTCCAGAAGGAGATGTACGTGTTCGAGGACCGCAGCGGCCAACGCATGGCCCTTCGCCCCGAGGGGACGGCCAACGTCTGCCGCGCCTACCTGCAACACGGCATGTACAACCGCACCCAGCCCGTCCGTCTCTACTACATCGCGCCCACCTTCCGCTACGAGCGGCCGCAGGCGGGCCGACAACGCCAGCACACCCAGTTCGGCTGCGAGGCGATCGGCGAGGACGACCCGGCAATCGACGCCGAGCTAATCGAGCTGCTCTGGCAACTGTACGAGAACCTGGAGCTGCGCGATCTCGTCCTGCTGCTCAACAGCATCGGCGACCCCGAGTGCCGCGCCGGCTACCTGAATGCCCTGCAAGACCACTATCGCGGCCTGATCGATACTGTTTGCCGCGATTGCCGCGAGCGCGTCGAGCGCAACCCCTTGCGCCTCCTCGACTGCAAGCAGGAAAGCTGTCAGCCGGTCATCGCCTCCGCGCCCTCCATCCTCGATTACCTTTGCCCCGCCTGCCGCGAGCACTTCGACAGTCTGCGCCGCTACCTCGATGCGCTGGGCGTGCCTTACGAGATCGAGCCCCGCCTCGTGCGCGGCCTCGACTACTACACCCGCACCGTGTTCGAGATACAGCCCCGGGGCGGCGGCGCGCAGAGCACCGTCGGCGCCGGCGGACGCTACGACCGCCTCATCGAAGAACTGGGCGGCAGGCGCACCCCCGGCATCGGCTTCGCGGCCGGCATCGAGCGCATAGTGCTGAATATGAAGCGACAAAAGGCGCCCGTGCCGCCGCAGCCGACGCCCGATGTCTACGTCGCCTACCAGGTCAAAGAAGCGAAAACGGAGGCGCTTGCTCTCGCCGCCCGTCTGCGCCGCGAAGGGGTGTCGGCGGTCGTGGCCACGGGCGGCCGCAGCCTCCGCGCGCAGATGCGCCACGCCGACGCGCTGAAAGCGAGGTGGGCCGTAATCCTCGGTCAGCGCGAGCTTGCCGCCGGCACCGTCCAGCTACGGAACATGACCGACGCCTCTCAGCGCGAGCTGACACGCGAAGAGGCGGTCGCTTTTCTGGGCCGCGCTGCCGCGGACCCGCAGTCGCCGGCATAG